A segment of the Agarivorans albus genome:
GGGGAATGGAGCGTTGTTTTTGTTTGCGAGTTACCTGGTTAATTTTACCTTGCAGCATGGCAAATTTACCTACAAATCGGTCGCAGTATAGTTTGAGCAAGTCTATGTCTTTGGTTTTTTCACCTAAGCGACTTATTTGAAGGAGGTCTTTTTCAAGCTCACTAACATAGTCACTAAACAGATCACTACGACAGTTAAATCGTTCATCAAGTACTGCGGTTTTTGCGTACGCGCTGCGTTCACCTTGCAAATCTCGGTGTACGGCTTGCTCCTTTAGTTGGCGAAGCTTTTGCGCCAACGTTTCAAGTTCTAACTCAACCATGCTTGCCAAGCCAGTTTACCGGCAATAACCATTACCACAGTAATAAACACCGGGCGAATAAATTTAGCACCAAAGTGAATGGCAGAATGCGCGCCAACTACTGCTCCAAGCATAATACTTACGCCCATGGTTAACCCAATTGCCCAATTTACGTGGCCTAAGTATACAAAGGTAATAAAGGAAACAAAGTTACTGGTGAAGTTCATCGCTTTTGCTAAGCCAGAGGACAATAAAATGTTCATCTTATATAAGGCCATGGACGATACCGTCCAGAAAGCTCCGGTACCAGGACCGGCAACACCATCGTAAAAGCCTAAGCTTAAACCTTGCCCAAGCATTTGTTTGGTTAGTTTTTTGTCTGCTTTGGGAAGCACTGCTTGGCCGTCGGCTTGTTTACGATTAAGGATGGTGTAAACCGCGGTTGCCATAATCACTAGAGGTAACAGCTTTTCTAACCACTCGGTACTAATAAAGTCGACGATAAAGGTGCCGGCAAAGGCGCCAATTGCAGTAGCAACAAAGCTCCAAAGCCAAAACACCGGGTTAAATAGTTGTTTGCGATAAAATGTCCATGCAGCGGTGCTTGAACCAAAACTCGCAGCAAGCTTGTTAGTACCTAAGGCAATGTGAGGAGGTAAGCCAATGCTTAGTAAGGCGGGAATGGTTAATAGGCCTCCGCCTCCTGCAATAGCATCAATAAAACCGGCTGTTAGGCCTATGCCTACGATAAGGATCAAAACAGAAGGGTCGAGTCCCAGTTCTAACATCAATGGTCACTTCTTTTATAAGGTGGTAATGCAGCTAATAGTTGCTTGCCGTATCGACGAGTAGTGAGTCGACTATCGAGCAGCACGATTCTACCTGAATCACTTTCTTTTCTCATTAGTCTTCCGCAGCTCTGTACTAGTTTTCTGCTGGCGCTAGGTAAAGTTAGCAACATGAACGGATTTTGGTTGCGACTTTCAAGCAGCTCAGCATGGCTGGCCATAACGGGTTCGGTCGGCACTGCAAAGGGAAGGCGAGCAATGATAAGGTCGGTTAATAGATCACCGGGCAAATCTATGCCTTCACTAAAACCAATTGTGGCGAGAATAGTACTGGTTTGTTTTTGTTGTCGACTTTGTCGGTGTTTTGCCAAGATTTGTTGATTGGTTAATTGACCTTGAATCCAAAGGTTATCTAATTTTTGCTTTTCTAATTGCTCCGCAACTTTATCCACTAAACGATAAGAGTTACAAAGTACCAATATGCCGCCTTGATTGTGCTGAGCTTCGATGATCTTTTGAGCAACATTATTGGCAAATTCAGGATGGTCAGGCTCAGCGATATTATTCGGAACCTCTAAAATAACCTGTTGGTAGTTAAAAGGGGAAGGCAGCTTTATGAGCTGTTCGCTGGCTAACTTAGGTAAGCCAATTTGGTTTACATAATAGGAGAAGTTACCTAGAGCACTAAGTGTTGCTGAAACGGCTATAACCGAAAAAGCGTCTTGCCACAGCAGCTGTTGCAGCAAACCACCAATTTCTATTGGTGAACTACAAAGCTGTATTTCTTTATCTTTACGAGTAAACCAAAAGGCATAGTTTTTTTGGTTGTTTTCGTTCGCATAACTAAACAACACCTCCAACCAAGACTCAGCTAAACTTTGCATGATGCTTAATCTACTCAGTAAGGCTTCAGCCTGGGCAGACTTCATTTGATTGTTGGCAACGTTCTCTTGGATAACCCCTGCGTAATGTTGCAAACTATTGCTGAGCTTATTGGCTTCTTTATGGTAGTTACTGGCTAGGTTAATAACTGCCGAGGGAGTTTTTCCTAAAGCGAAGCGCCAATGCTGACTGTTATCAAATGATTCTTTATTCGCATTTGCAACATCCTTAAGTTTGTTAAAGCAGCGGTTTAGTTCTGCGCAAGCTTCCTTTAGCTTTAGGCTGCTTCCTGCAATGGCATTTGGGTTTAGTATGTTCGCTAATTCTTTGTCGAACAGCTTTAGGTTTTCTAGCTCCTTTAGTGCGTGATTTAGCATTAGTTGCTTAGCGCTAGCTTCTCTTGCTATCTCTGGAAACTGATGAGCTTCGTCTAAAATATAGATGCAATCTTCTGCTGCCGGCAGAATATGGCCACTGCCTGCATGAAGATCGGCGAGCAACAAACTGTGGTTTGCCACAATAACATCAGCTTTTTTTAAACCTTTGCGTGCTTTATGAAACGGACAACTTCTATGCCTAGCCGATTGAACCGAGCAACTTAGAGTATCAACCACAACATGTTGCCAAATTTGCCAAGGTACTTGCCCTGGCCAGCTATCTCTATCGCCATCCCATTTACCTTGCTGCAAAGCAATTGCCATTTTTTTGGTGAGATCTAATTGTTTAGGGGTGAGGCCTAAATCGGCGCTAGTCGCAGCTACAAGTTTATGGGCGCAACAATACCGCTGCCTTCCTTTTGCTAAGGCAAACTCAAACTCGCCGTGTGCTGCTCTATGCACCGTGGGTAAATCGCTTTCTATTAGTTGTTGCTGCAGGGCAACGGTTGCGGTGGAAACGACAACTTTCTTATTTAGGGCTCTGGCTAATGGAATAGACGCCAGTAAATAAGCTAGCGATTTACCTGTTCCCGTGCCGGCTTCTGCTAAAAGCACCCGTTGTTTACGATTAATGTCCCCAGCAATTGTTTTGGCTATTTGTGCAATAAGAGAACTTTGTGCAGATCTCTTCACAAATAATGGGTTTTGCTCCTGAAGAGTATTATACCAATGGCGAATTCGTTGTTTGTTTTTTTCTGTTAACATGAATTCCTCAATGTTGTTAACAACTTATAAGTAAGCGCTTATTCCATGCCTAGATATTATAGATGACTAGAGCGACATAAAATACTGTAAAAAAATCAAATTATTGGCTTAAATACTGTTAGAGCTAGATCACGTTTTTATCTCTAATACATTCTTTTATTGTGCCTGACTATAGTTTGACCACTCTAAAAGCGCGTAGATACAGGGTTTTACGTGATTTTATAAAAGTTCAATTTTTTATTGCAAAAATTTTTCAGCTTGATAATGTATTGACCAGACAGTGAGAAATCACTGTCGCACAGGGAATTTAAGGAACAAGTGTTTAATTGCTAAGAAGGCACAGGAAAAATGAAAAAAACAATTCTAGCGGTAGCAATACCAGCTCTATTCGCAGCATCTGCACAAGCTGCAACAGTATATGACGCTGACGGCGTAACAGCTGAACTTTACGGTCGTATGCAATTTGATATCAGTGATGCTGGTGGCGACGATTCAGACCTTGATGGTGTTGGTTCTGCTCGTATGGGCTTTAAAGCAAAATCTGAAATTGCATCAGGCGTTTACGGTTTAGCTCGTGGTGAGTGGCAAATTCGTGCCGAAAACAGCGGCGAATCAGCTAAGCAGCTTTCCGCTCGTCACATCTACGCTGGTTTCGAATTCGATGATGCTGGTTCAGTAGTATTTGGTCAAACTGATACTGCTTTCTACCAAGCTGTAGCTGCAACAGATATCTTCAATACCTACGGTTACGAAGCTTTCACGGCAATCGAAGATGGTCGCCAAGAAGGTCAAATCGTATACTCTGGTGAGTTTGGTGGTTTTTACGTTGGTGCTTCTTACCAGTTCCGTGATGAGAACTTCAAGCTAGGTTTTGGCAACCCTGACTCAGGCATCCCTGCTGAACCTACTCAAGCTTCTTTAGATCAAGGTTACGCTGCTACTTTAGGTTACAACTTTGACTTCGGTTTAGGTCTATATGGTGGTTACCACGTAGAAAAATTTGATTCTTTCGAAAACGGTGCAGTAAATGGTGCCGATAAGAAGAACATGGCTCTTTCTGCTACTTACTCTTGGGAAGACCTATACTTAGGCGCTGTATACGCTGCTACTGATCTAGATGGTGCAGAACTTAAAGGTTATGACTTAGTTGCTTCTTACGACATTAACGCTGTATCTCTATACACAGGTTATGCTGCGCAAGAAGGTAAAGGCGACGCTAGTGATTTAGGCGATACTGCTAAAGCATTCAAGCTTGGTGCAGCTTACAAGTTCAACAGCAACATGAAAGCATGGGCTGAGTACTTGAACAATGGCCTAGAAGGCGCTGACAACGAATGGACTATCGCAGTACAATACAACTTCTAAGTTTATTGTTGCGATGAGCGCTAGTTAAGCGTTCTACAGCCATTAAAAAGCTCACTTCGGTGGGCTTTTTTGTTTTATCTGATTTCAAATTTTCCTAGCCTAGCTTGTAAGTTCTCTTTCTTCACTTTCCCTAAAAAGCTTTTTAAATCTTAAGCTTGCCTAAATATTTGCTATTAAATAGACATTGTTTAGATTTTTATTTTGTTGACATGCCTATTGCACTTTCAATTAACCATAAAAGTTCATAAAAACTTCAAAAAAATGTTGATTTCACTCTCATTATCAGCAAATATGTCGGCCGTGAGAGGGAATTCACTGCTCAAGGAAACCATTCCAAGGACGAATGAATGGGTCAAGGAAGAGATAAATTATTAATCTCAAAATAGGCAGTGGAACTTTGAAAAAGACTATTCTAGCAATCGCAATCCCAGCATTATTTGCAACTGGTGCAACTAACGCTCAAGAAATTTACAACGACGGCGAAAACGCATTTTCTATCGGTGGTCGTCTTAACCTTATGGTTGAGTCTGCTAACAACGAAGGCGAGCGCGATCTTCGTTCAGAAAACAACTCTTCACGTATTAACCTAAACTTCTCTCGCAAAATGAGCGAAAATGTTACTGCTCGCGCTACTATGGAGTACGGTTTAGACAACCCAAATGGTAACAGTGACTCTCCTTTCTTCAACCGTTTAGGTTTCATCGCAGTTGACCACGCAGACTATGGTTCTGTTTCTTACGGTAAGCAATGGTCTACTTACTACACTATCACTGGCGTAACCGATGTATTTTGGGTATACGGCGGTACCGCAATGGGTATTTACGACAACGGTGACAAAGCAGGTACTGCACGTGCTAACGACGCACTTCAATACAACGGTAGCTTTGGCGGCGTTAACTTAAGCGGTCAGTACCAATTCGCTGACGAAGATGAAGGTCGTAAAGATAGCTACTCTGGTGCTGTTTCTTATGACTTCGATTTCGGTCTAAATGTTGGTGCTACTTACCACCAAATGAACCGTACTGATGCTGAAAAATCAGAAGTGTTCAACGATGGCGATGCTAAGCTTACTGCGTTAGCGGCTAGCTACAACCAAGGCCCTATCTACGCTGCGGTATCTTACGGTGAGTTCAAAAACCACGTACAGTTTGAAGGCGCTACTGGCGTATCTGACAAAGCTATCGGCCACGAAGGTGTATTCGCTTACACGCTAGACATGGGTCTACAGCTTTACACTGGTTGGAACGTTCAAGAAGACAAAAACTCTTCAGCTGACCTAAAAACTGCTTTAGTTGGTGCAATGTACGATTGGAACAATGTTCTTTTGTACACTGAGTACCAAGACGAGACTACTAAGTCTGTATCTGGTGCTAAAGAAGACGACAACCGCTTAGCAGTGGGTGTACGTTACAACTTCTAATTCTTCTAAGAAGATGGAAGTAAAAAGGCCACCTAAGGGTGGCCTTTTTGTATTTACTGGTTTCAGTATAATTTAAAGTGCGAAACTTTCGCGCCGCTTAAACATACGGTGTTTGTCACTACAGCGTTGACAGCGTTGAGTACTTGGATCGTTTTCTAAACGGCCAATTTCAATCTCTTCTTCACAGTCGCTACACAATCCATATAAACCTAAGTCTATTTGGCAAAGTGCTGCGTCAACCCTTTGTAATTGTTTTAACTGAGTCGTTAGCTCTGAGAGCTGCAATTTCAGGGCCTGGTCAATAAGTTCTTCGTTAGTTAAAGACTGTAATTTGTCAGCTGTTAGCTTCAAGCTGGTTTTTTCTGAGGCAGTTAAAATTGAGATTATTTCAGACTTTAACTGCTCTAATTGTTGCGTGAGTCGCAACTGATAATCTCTAAATTCCACGTTTAAGCCCAATTATTAAATGAGCTAGCAGTATAAACACCGGGTCTAACCCCGAGATATGATGTGAATCAAAACGAAACACTAAAAAGCTATATAACTACTTTTATTAGGGTTTTGTTGATCTAATACAGAATATGAGCAAATAGTGCGAAGAAACGTAAAGCCAAGCTTAACGAAAGGTCAATCTTTGCATTGCTGAAAGCGGATTTGCTTAACAATAGAATTGGTATCTTTTAATACTCTGATGTTGCGAAAGAGATCGTCGGCTTCGGTGTAGTAGCCAGAAAGGTATCTTAACCACTGTTTCACCCGGCTTTGGTAGTACTTGGCTTTTTCACTGGTGATTTCGTGCTGAGAGTAGCGAATTAGCAGCTCAATCACTGCTGACCAATGCAATGGTTCTTCGTCACCTCGTACTACTTTAGCAAGGTTTGGAATAGTAAGTGCACCACGGCCAATCATTACATCTTCACAATCGCTTGCTTCTTTGCACTGTAAGTAGTTTTCTCGGTTCCAAACTTCTCCGTTAGCAATAATAGGAATAGAGAACTGTTGTTTAACTTGCTTTATATAGTGCCAATGCGCTGGCGCTTTGTAACCGTCGAGCTTAGTTCTCGCATGAATGGTTAGCTCATTGGCGCCTGCTTCTTGCACAGCTTGCACAATATCAAAGCAGTCTTCTTTGTTTTCCCAACCTAAGCGAATTTTGGCAGATACAATATGCTGCTTAGGTACCGCTTTTCTTACTTCACTGACAACATCAAAAATCGACTGAGGGGCTTTTAGCATAGACGCACCACCGCAGCTTCCAGTAACAGTATTGCTGGGGCAGCCAAAGTTTAGATCTAAACCATGAGAGCCAAGTTCGATAGCTCTTACCGCATTTTCTGCCATCGGGCCAGGATGCTGGCCTAACAGCTGTACTCTAACCGGGGTGTGGCCTGCTATTAAACCTTGCTCATGTAGTTCCGGGCAGTACTTGTAGAATACTTTGTCGGGCAGGGCTACGTCAGTAACACGAATGAACTCTGTTACACACCAGTCGTAGCCACCACAACTAGACAAAAGCTGGCGCATGGAAGCATCTGCAACGCCTTCCATTGGGGCTAAAACTACGCGCATAGTAAACCTTAGTTTGAAAAAGCGGCCATTCTAACGGTTTGTGGTGTCTGCTGCTAGCAAATTAGCTACGCAAATTATTGGCCTGAATAAGCTGGATGCTCAGTTTATTTCCATGTTTTTGTTGGGTGTTTGTAGAGATGATGCTCAAGTATAATTGATCTAGATCAATGTTGATTGAATTTAGTTTAAAGGTGAAGTTTAGATGGACCAGCAGTTTAAAGAAGATTATAACGTATTCTATTTCCTAGGTTTTGTAGTGGCGCTGCTGTTACCAACCCTACCTTTGAGCTTGTCTCTACTAAAAATATTTGCCTAACTTTTGGCTATTATCTAGGTTAGCACTTCGTTGCTTTATCGTCATAAACTGAGATAATTAAAGATTGTAAATACGCCCATCCTGTTTGGGCGTTTTTTTTGGAAAATGGAAGCCGGTATGAGCAGCGCTAATCTTGAGTATATAAAGAACGCAATTAAAACTATCCCTAACTACCCAAAAGAGGGGATATTGTTTAGGGATGTTACCAGTTTAATTGAAGATCCAAAGGCTTTTGCCTTGGTTATTCATGAATGGCAACAGCGTTTCGAAAACCTTGGTATTACCAAGATCGTTGGCACCGAAGCAAGAGGTTTTATTTTTGGTGCGCCACTAGCGCTGGCATTAGGGGTTGGTTTTATTCCGGTTCGCAAACCTGGCAAGTTACCTCGCGAAGTCATTGGCGAAAGCTATGAGCTTGAATATGGTATGGATACTTTGGAAATACATACCGATGCTATTCAGCCTGGCGACAAAGTGTTGTTGGTTGATGATTTAATCGCAACTGGCGGTACCGCCGAGGCGTCTGTGAAGTTAATTCGCCAGTTAGGCGGCGAAATCAACTATGCGGCCTTTGTTATTAATTTGGTAGACTTACCTGGCGCACAGAAATTAACGACACTCGGAGTAGAATCAACTTATCTAGTTGAGTTCGAAGGCGAATAGGACAACAGCATTTAATGAATTATCAAGCCCTAGCGAGAAAATGGCGACCCAGAACATTCCAGCAAGTTGTTGCCCAACAACATGTACTAGCTGGCTTGATAAACTCATTAGACCAACAGCGTTTGCATCACGCATATTTGTTTAGTGGCACCCGCGGTGTGGGTAAAACAACTATTGCGCGCTTGTTTGCTAAAAGCCTCAATTGTGAGCAAGGAGTGTCTTCTAATCCTTGTGGCAAGTGCAGTAATTGCCTAGAAGTCGATCAAGGTAACTTTGTTGACTTGTTAGAAATTGATGCTGCCTCGCGCACTAAAGTCGAAGATACTCGAGAGCTTCTAGACAACGTTCAGTATAGCCCCGCCAAAGGCCGCTATAAGGTGTACTTAATCGACGAAGTACATATGTTGTCACGTCATAGTTTTAACGCACTACTTAAAACACTAGAAGAGCCACCAGAACACGTTAAATTTTTACTTGCTACCACCGATCCGCAGAAACTGCCGGTTACGGTGTTGTCACGCTGCTTACAATTCCAGTTGAAAGCGCTGAGTGAAGAACAAATTTCTCAGCAGTTAGCTCATATTTTAGATGCTGAACAGCGTAAATATCAGCCTGCAGCACTTGCTGCTTTAGCCCATGCAGCCGATGGTAGCATGCGAGACGCTTTGAGCTTAACTGATCAAGCGTTAGCCTTGTCTAACCAAGAGCTAGCTTACCAGCAAGTACTTAATATGTTGGGCGTGTTAGACCCTCATCAGTTGCGTCAGCTTCTTTGTCATGTCGTTGCCGGGCAAACAGAATCGGTATTCAGCAAAATCTCAGAGTTAGCGAGTATGTCGCCTGATTACGAGCACTTGCATCAACAACTCGCTGAGATTATTCATAAAGTAGCTATGGCGCAGGTGCTACCAGCAAGTCAACATGATGAAACGATTCAAATGCTTGCAGAGCAAGTAGACGCGCAACTGGTGCAGTTACTTTATCAAATAGTGATTACTGGTAAGCGAGATTTTGCTTACGCTCCAAGCCCACGTAGCGGTTTCGAAATGACCGTATTACGATTGTTGGCATTTCAGCCAGCAGAGCAGGGTGAAGTTGCAAGCCCGATTACTACAGAAAATAGCCCGAGCAATGCAGATTTAGCGGATAAAAGCTTAGTAAAAGAGCAACAAGAAATTTTAGAGCAAGCGACGCAGCAAGGTTATGAAATACCTACCGCTCCTGCAGTATCAGGTGTTAGCGATAATGCGCCAGCTCCTGTTGATAAAGATGAGCGAGTTGTGCAGCGAGAGCAGAGCATTGCCAAGCTGAAAAATCAGTTACGTGGTGATAGTTCTGAGCAACAGCAACAGCAACAGCAACAGCAACAGCAAACCAAACAAGCTGCTTCTTCAGCGGATGTAGGCAACCCAGCAGAACCAGTTGCAACAGAAGCATCTACAGGGAGCACGCCACCAGTGGCAAGCCATCCGGCGCCTTCCCAAACACCACCTTCATCAACTCAAGCTGCTCCTCAGGCCAACACCAAACAAGCCGCTGTTAGTGCAGATCAAGCATCGGTTGATGATAGTTATTATGCCCAGTTTGCCGACATGAATGTTGAGGCTGAATATGAAGAGCCTAATTATGCTGCCGAATACCAAGCTCAAGACTTGCCTGCTGCAATGCCTGAGACTACTCCAGTAGATGTTCCTCAAGCACCGGCTAAAGAAGAAACTGCATCCTTGTTGCAGTTGAGAAGCCAGCTACGTGGGCGAGGAAAGTCCGGAAAAAAGTCTGAAGAGGCGGGCGCCTCTAACAATCT
Coding sequences within it:
- the priC gene encoding primosomal replication protein PriC, with product MVELELETLAQKLRQLKEQAVHRDLQGERSAYAKTAVLDERFNCRSDLFSDYVSELEKDLLQISRLGEKTKDIDLLKLYCDRFVGKFAMLQGKINQVTRKQKQRSIPQQQRIQSWQNRLNKVINSGDQNQLREKLNQQKQFEAQLEQKIAEKNQVLNRSNIKTDTARLSAEILSLKSRLGECQKTTWKLEQKINQLESRFKE
- a CDS encoding TSUP family transporter, with amino-acid sequence MLELGLDPSVLILIVGIGLTAGFIDAIAGGGGLLTIPALLSIGLPPHIALGTNKLAASFGSSTAAWTFYRKQLFNPVFWLWSFVATAIGAFAGTFIVDFISTEWLEKLLPLVIMATAVYTILNRKQADGQAVLPKADKKLTKQMLGQGLSLGFYDGVAGPGTGAFWTVSSMALYKMNILLSSGLAKAMNFTSNFVSFITFVYLGHVNWAIGLTMGVSIMLGAVVGAHSAIHFGAKFIRPVFITVVMVIAGKLAWQAWLS
- the dinG gene encoding ATP-dependent DNA helicase DinG codes for the protein MLTEKNKQRIRHWYNTLQEQNPLFVKRSAQSSLIAQIAKTIAGDINRKQRVLLAEAGTGTGKSLAYLLASIPLARALNKKVVVSTATVALQQQLIESDLPTVHRAAHGEFEFALAKGRQRYCCAHKLVAATSADLGLTPKQLDLTKKMAIALQQGKWDGDRDSWPGQVPWQIWQHVVVDTLSCSVQSARHRSCPFHKARKGLKKADVIVANHSLLLADLHAGSGHILPAAEDCIYILDEAHQFPEIAREASAKQLMLNHALKELENLKLFDKELANILNPNAIAGSSLKLKEACAELNRCFNKLKDVANANKESFDNSQHWRFALGKTPSAVINLASNYHKEANKLSNSLQHYAGVIQENVANNQMKSAQAEALLSRLSIMQSLAESWLEVLFSYANENNQKNYAFWFTRKDKEIQLCSSPIEIGGLLQQLLWQDAFSVIAVSATLSALGNFSYYVNQIGLPKLASEQLIKLPSPFNYQQVILEVPNNIAEPDHPEFANNVAQKIIEAQHNQGGILVLCNSYRLVDKVAEQLEKQKLDNLWIQGQLTNQQILAKHRQSRQQKQTSTILATIGFSEGIDLPGDLLTDLIIARLPFAVPTEPVMASHAELLESRNQNPFMLLTLPSASRKLVQSCGRLMRKESDSGRIVLLDSRLTTRRYGKQLLAALPPYKRSDH
- a CDS encoding porin, whose product is MKKTILAVAIPALFAASAQAATVYDADGVTAELYGRMQFDISDAGGDDSDLDGVGSARMGFKAKSEIASGVYGLARGEWQIRAENSGESAKQLSARHIYAGFEFDDAGSVVFGQTDTAFYQAVAATDIFNTYGYEAFTAIEDGRQEGQIVYSGEFGGFYVGASYQFRDENFKLGFGNPDSGIPAEPTQASLDQGYAATLGYNFDFGLGLYGGYHVEKFDSFENGAVNGADKKNMALSATYSWEDLYLGAVYAATDLDGAELKGYDLVASYDINAVSLYTGYAAQEGKGDASDLGDTAKAFKLGAAYKFNSNMKAWAEYLNNGLEGADNEWTIAVQYNF
- a CDS encoding porin, encoding MKKTILAIAIPALFATGATNAQEIYNDGENAFSIGGRLNLMVESANNEGERDLRSENNSSRINLNFSRKMSENVTARATMEYGLDNPNGNSDSPFFNRLGFIAVDHADYGSVSYGKQWSTYYTITGVTDVFWVYGGTAMGIYDNGDKAGTARANDALQYNGSFGGVNLSGQYQFADEDEGRKDSYSGAVSYDFDFGLNVGATYHQMNRTDAEKSEVFNDGDAKLTALAASYNQGPIYAAVSYGEFKNHVQFEGATGVSDKAIGHEGVFAYTLDMGLQLYTGWNVQEDKNSSADLKTALVGAMYDWNNVLLYTEYQDETTKSVSGAKEDDNRLAVGVRYNF
- a CDS encoding TraR/DksA family transcriptional regulator, whose translation is MEFRDYQLRLTQQLEQLKSEIISILTASEKTSLKLTADKLQSLTNEELIDQALKLQLSELTTQLKQLQRVDAALCQIDLGLYGLCSDCEEEIEIGRLENDPSTQRCQRCSDKHRMFKRRESFAL
- a CDS encoding tRNA-dihydrouridine synthase, which produces MRVVLAPMEGVADASMRQLLSSCGGYDWCVTEFIRVTDVALPDKVFYKYCPELHEQGLIAGHTPVRVQLLGQHPGPMAENAVRAIELGSHGLDLNFGCPSNTVTGSCGGASMLKAPQSIFDVVSEVRKAVPKQHIVSAKIRLGWENKEDCFDIVQAVQEAGANELTIHARTKLDGYKAPAHWHYIKQVKQQFSIPIIANGEVWNRENYLQCKEASDCEDVMIGRGALTIPNLAKVVRGDEEPLHWSAVIELLIRYSQHEITSEKAKYYQSRVKQWLRYLSGYYTEADDLFRNIRVLKDTNSIVKQIRFQQCKD
- the apt gene encoding adenine phosphoribosyltransferase, whose amino-acid sequence is MSSANLEYIKNAIKTIPNYPKEGILFRDVTSLIEDPKAFALVIHEWQQRFENLGITKIVGTEARGFIFGAPLALALGVGFIPVRKPGKLPREVIGESYELEYGMDTLEIHTDAIQPGDKVLLVDDLIATGGTAEASVKLIRQLGGEINYAAFVINLVDLPGAQKLTTLGVESTYLVEFEGE
- the dnaX gene encoding DNA polymerase III subunit gamma/tau; its protein translation is MNYQALARKWRPRTFQQVVAQQHVLAGLINSLDQQRLHHAYLFSGTRGVGKTTIARLFAKSLNCEQGVSSNPCGKCSNCLEVDQGNFVDLLEIDAASRTKVEDTRELLDNVQYSPAKGRYKVYLIDEVHMLSRHSFNALLKTLEEPPEHVKFLLATTDPQKLPVTVLSRCLQFQLKALSEEQISQQLAHILDAEQRKYQPAALAALAHAADGSMRDALSLTDQALALSNQELAYQQVLNMLGVLDPHQLRQLLCHVVAGQTESVFSKISELASMSPDYEHLHQQLAEIIHKVAMAQVLPASQHDETIQMLAEQVDAQLVQLLYQIVITGKRDFAYAPSPRSGFEMTVLRLLAFQPAEQGEVASPITTENSPSNADLADKSLVKEQQEILEQATQQGYEIPTAPAVSGVSDNAPAPVDKDERVVQREQSIAKLKNQLRGDSSEQQQQQQQQQQQTKQAASSADVGNPAEPVATEASTGSTPPVASHPAPSQTPPSSTQAAPQANTKQAAVSADQASVDDSYYAQFADMNVEAEYEEPNYAAEYQAQDLPAAMPETTPVDVPQAPAKEETASLLQLRSQLRGRGKSGKKSEEAGASNNLKPNLASVNASEPSSNNLSPAQPETVEPVEEVETVSFVATTNDNDEAWSEMVKFMELGPIARQIAINSLYQLSESTVKLLLKPELSHLPKPSSVEELNQQLSVCLQQEIELEITVGENSNGKTPLELAQLLHQKNTNAAIDRLLSDPNIQVLQQRFGAELDNDSVKYH